From Salvia splendens isolate huo1 chromosome 16, SspV2, whole genome shotgun sequence, a single genomic window includes:
- the LOC121771431 gene encoding GDSL esterase/lipase At3g26430-like translates to MEFKFSVLKLHLIALFLLPTSTLGSNTCNFPAIFNFGDSNSDTGGLSAAFGQAPPPNGATFFHSPSGRYCDGRLLIDFIAESVGLPYLDAFLDSMGTNFRHGCNFATAESTIRRQNTTIWQSGYSPISLDVQHLQFSDFLTRSQNFREKGLFQNLFPEEDYISRALYTFDIGQNDLTAGYKLNLSTEEVKAYVPDVLGQLSHVIKVRKQPGRTFWVHNTGPVGCLPYVMDRFLVTAAQIDKHGCSSPYNDVSQYFNLKLRELVLQLRDELPAAAITYVDVYVVKYSLISQANKLGFENPFVACCGHEGKYNYNRCIKCGSKTVVNGTETVLAVSCKDPSTRISWDGTHFTEAANRYIFDQVVGGAFSDPPVSLKFACNRMNTSQK, encoded by the exons ATGGAGTTCAAATTCAGTGTACTCAAATTGCATTTGATTGCCCTATTTCTTCTTCCAACCTCAACGCTAGGTTCCAATACCTGCAATTTTCCCGCCATTTTCAACTTCGGCGATTCCAATTCCGACACCGGCGGCCTATCTGCGGCGTTTGGCCAAGCTCCTCCTCCCAACGGAGCCACATTCTTCCACTCCCCCTCCGGCCGCTACTGTGATGGCCGCCTTCTAATCGATTTCATAg CTGAAAGTGTGGGATTGCCTTATCTCGATGCATTTCTGGACTCGATGGGaacaaatttcaggcatggatGCAATTTTGCGACTGCTGAATCGACGATCAGGCGTCAGAACACAACCATTTGGCAGAGTGGGTATAGCCCCATATCTCTCGACGTTCAACACCTCCAATTTTCGGATTTTCTAACAAGATCACAAAATtttagagaaaaag GGTTGTTTCAGAACCTGTTTCCAGAGGAGGATTATATCTCCCGAGCTTTATACACCTTCGACATAGGCCAGAATGATCTCACCGCCGGCTACAAACTCAACTTGTCGACTGAGGAAGTCAAGGCCTATGTTCCTGATGTGTTAGGCCAGCTCTCTCATGTAATCAAGGTAAGAAAACAACC GGGGAGGACATTTTGGGTACACAACACGGGGCCAGTTGGTTGCTTGCCGTATGTCATGGACAGGTTCTTGGTCACTGCAGCGCAGATTGACAAACATGGCTGCTCGTCTCCATACAACGATGTCTCACAGTATTTCAACCTCAAACTGAGGGAGCTCGTCTTGCAGCTCAGGGACGAGCTCCCTGCAGCTGCAATCACGTATGTGGATGTTTACGTGGTTAAGTATTCTCTCATCAGCCAAGCAAACAAACTAG GATTCGAGAATCCATTCGTTGCTTGCTGCGGCCATGAAGGGAAATACAACTACAATAGGTGCATCAAATGTGGTAGCAAGACAGTTGTCAATGGGACAGAGACTGTTCTTGCTGTTTCATGCAAGGATCCCTCGACGAGGATCAGTTGGGATGGGACACACTTCACCGAGGCAGCAAATAGGTACATCTTCGATCAAGTTGTTGGTGGGGCGTTTTCAGACCCTCCTGTTTCATTGAAGTTTGCTTGTAATAGGATGAATACCTCACAGAAGTAG
- the LOC121770132 gene encoding protein CANDIDATE G-PROTEIN COUPLED RECEPTOR 7-like — protein sequence MHLITPPCKTTTLLLILLLHLHLHPTNSEIQTFHLHSDTRPFILFQDFGFTSPGFISISVSSISISSYPTPTPTLLSSIGCYYAPSPARPALEQALLQHTCITSDPFVFPIFTFNDPLKHFNQTILISIPDLYFIFFLNCAHNSSVSMTLNLETYNVKPNGDLDFIDDQFANLPTTLFLFSFIYLSFLLAWSYYCNKNKQFVRKIHEVMALLLFFRVFELLFHACSQHRIRQIGSPHLWKTLWLFIYFIRNVLFIHVIMLIRAGWSLFRPNLQNLQIRAIFVTVGLQFVASTCFVLSNGLGTSSSSYGLWTVTYYALDFICCVIMTLPVSPSIDNVVVSEKIEEKEDKKWVYKRAYESFALALYIYVGFTRLGMFLIRSITSYNMWGLSIALELTIELIFYGVVYSMFWPSERYDYVVLEVREEDHGGNASFADLRLMEF from the coding sequence ATGCATCTCATCACCCCACCATGCAAGACAACCACCCTCCTCCTCATTCTCctcctccatctccatctccacccCACAAACTCTGAGATCCAAACCTTCCACCTCCACTCCGACACCCGCCCCTTCATCCTCTTCCAAGACTTCGGCTTCACCTCCCCCGGCTTCATCTCCATCTCCGTctcctccatctccatctcctcctaCCCCACCCCCACCCCCACCCTCCTCTCCTCCATCGGCTGCTACTACGCCCCCTCCCCCGCCCGCCCTGCCCTTGAGCAAGCCCTCCTCCAACACACCTGCATCACCTCCGACCCCTTCGTCTTCCCCATCTTCACCTTCAACGACCCACTCAAACACTTCAACCAAACCATCCTCATCTCCATCCCCGATCTatacttcatcttcttcctcaacTGCGCCCACAACTCCTCCGTCTCAATGACCCTAAATCTCGAAACCTACAACGTTAAACCTAATGGCGATCTTGATTTCATTGATGACCAATTCGCCAATCTCCCCACAACCCTTTTCCTCTTCTCCTTCATCTATCTCTCCTTCCTCCTCGCTTGGTCTTATTACtgcaacaaaaacaaacaattcGTGAGAAAAATCCATGAAGTCATGGCCCTTTTGCTCTTCTTTAGGGTTTTTGAGCTCCTTTTCCATGCCTGCAGCCAGCACCGGATCAGGCAGATTGGATCTCCCCACTTGTGGAAAACATTGTggctttttatttattttattagaaaTGTTTTGTTTATACATGTGATCATGCTAATTAGGGCTGGATGGTCACTTTTTAGACCTAATTTGCAAAATTTGCAAATTAGGGCTATTTTTGTAACTGTTGGGCTTCAATTTGTTGCTAGTACTTGCTTTGTTTTGAGTAATGGACTAGGCACCTCGAGCAGCAGCTACGGGTTATGGACAGTGACTTACTACGCTTTGGACTTCATATGTTGTGTCATCATGACCTTGCCGGTGAGCCCGTCTATCGACAACGTGGTGGTGAGTGAAAAGAtcgaggagaaggaggataaGAAGTGGGTGTACAAGAGGGCTTATGAGAGCTTTGCATTGGCGCTTTATATCTATGTTGGGTTTACTAGGCTTGGAATGTTCTTGATTAGGTCTATCACGAGTTATAACATGTGGGGTTTGAGCATTGCCTTGGAGTTGACGATTGAGCTTATATTTTATGGTGTTGTGTATTCGATGTTTTGGCCTAGTGAGAGGTATGATTATGTTGTTCTTGAGGTTAGGGAGGAGGATCATGGTGGTAATGCTAGTTTCGCTGATTTGAGGTTGATGGAGTTTTGA
- the LOC121770133 gene encoding heterogeneous nuclear ribonucleoprotein A3 homolog 1-like, translating to MQMYKEDYYTTEEEFLYKDEFSYSNGSMHMMKPPVEHCVPKIDYNDSYTSGNHLEKKGHMAMSSEMKHEGWGGAKSDHYGQGGKMHHEGDQGHFGHHKEGMGMKQHGGGYGGGQGRYGHHGEGVEHGGGYGGNHGHFGIHKEEKQGGGYGGHQGYFGHEKEGMGMKQYGGGGYGGGQGHYGHSKEGMKHGGGYEGHQGYFGHQGGGVKHGGYGAHQGQYCPPNQKFSVWEFKSIVD from the coding sequence ATGCAGATGTACAAGGAAGACTACTACACCACGGAAGAGGAATTCCTCTACAAAGACGAATTCAGCTACAGCAATGGCTCCATGCACATGATGAAGCCTCCTGTTGAGCATTGCGTGCCAAAGATCGACTACAATGATTCCTACACAAGTGGCAACCACCTCGAAAAGAAGGGCCACATGGCGATGTCGTCAGAGATGAAGCATGAAGGCTGGGGCGGCGCCAAGAGTGACCATTATGGCCAAGGTGGCAAGATGCACCACGAGGGTGATCAAGGGCATTTTGGTCATCACAAGGAGGGGATGGGGATGAAGCAACACGGTGGTGGATATGGGGGTGGTCAGGGGCGTTATGGTCATCACGGAGAAGGGGTGGAGCATGGTGGTGGATACGGAGGCAATCATGGGCACTTTGGTATTCACAAGGAGGAGAAGCAGGGTGGTGGTTATGGGGGTCATCAAGGGTATTTTGGTCATGAAAAGGAGGGGATGGGGATGAAGCaatatggtggtggtggatatgGGGGCGGTCAGGGTCATTATGGTCATTCCAAAGAGGGGATGAAGCATGGCGGTGGATACGAGGGTCATCAGGGGTATTTTGGTCATCAAGGAGGAGGGGTGAAGCATGGTGGATATGGGGCCCACCAGGGGCAATATTGTCCACCTAATCAGAAGTTTTCAGTCTGGGAATTCAAGAGCATTGTAGACTGA
- the LOC121771807 gene encoding uncharacterized protein LOC121771807, producing MSGVSKIWEKVNMMTEGGSRNCSKKSDDICGDACGEDSGRPLSMTRLRCILRGLDFKALLFLFVLIPTCSLVIYVHGQKITYFLRPLWESPPKSFHERPHYYHENVSMENLCKLHGWGIREYPRRVYDAVLFSNEADLLKMRWKELYPYVTEFVLLESNSTFTGLPKPYLFSTVRDQFKFVEPRLTYGQVPGRFKRGENPFVEEAYQRYALDYLLKQAGIQDDDLLIMSDVDEIPSRHTINLLRWCDDIPPILHLRLKNYLYSFEFFVDNNSWRASVHVYQSGKTKYAHYRQSDEILADAGWHCSFCFRRISEFIFKMKAYSHVDRVRFSHFLSPKRIQKVICKGADLFDMLPEEYTFKEIIGKMGPIPHSYSAVHLPAYILEAADQYKFLLPGNCIRERESG from the exons atgagcgGTGTATCAAAAATTTGGGAGAAGGTGAATATGATGACTGAAGGAGGATCTCGGAATTGTTCGAAGAAATCTGATGATATATGTGGTGATGCCTGTGGTGAG GATTCAGGAAGGCCTTTAAGCATGACCAGATTGAGATGTATTCTCAGGGGGCTCGATTTCAAAGCATTGCTATTTCTCTTTGTGTTGATCCCTACGTGCAGCTTAGTTATATATGTCCACGGCCAGAAGATCACATACTTTCTGAGACCGTTGTGGGAGTCCCCGCCTAAGTCTTTCCACGAGAGACCTCACTACTATCACGAGAATGTGTCTATGGAGAATCTGTGCAAGCTTCACGGCTGGGGAATTCGCGAGTATCCTAGACGTGTGTATGATGCAGTGCTGTTCAGCAATGAGGCGGACCTCCTAAAGATGCGTTGGAAGGAGTTGTATCCATATGTGACAGAGTTTGTCCTCCTTGAGTCGAACTCCACCTTCACTGGGCTGCCAAAGCCCTACCTCTTCTCAACTGTCCGTGATCAGTTCAAATTTGTTGAGCCCCGGTTAACTTATGGCCAAGTCCCGGGGAGATTCAAGAGAGGGGAGAACCCTTTTGTTGAAGAGGCGTATCAGAGATATGCGTTGGATTATCTTCTCAAGCAAGCCGGGATTCAAGATGATGACTTGTTGATAATGTCGGATGTTGATGAGATCCCAAGTAGGCACACGATTAATCTCTTGAGGTGGTGCGATGACATACCCCCAATTCTTCATCTCCGCCTCAAGAATTACTTGTACTCGTTCGAGTTCTTTGTTGATAACAACAGCTGGAGGGCTTCTGTCCACGTATACCAGTCTGGGAAGACGAAATATGCTCACTATCGACAGTCTGATGAGATCTTGGCCGATGCAGGGTGGCATTGTAGCTTCTGCTTCAGACGAATCAGCGAGTTTATATTCAAGATGAAAGCCTACAGCCACGTGGATCGAGTGAGATTCTCTCATTTCCTGAGCCCTAAGAGAATCCAGAAAGTGATCTGCAAAGGGGCTGACTTGTTTGACATGCTTCCCGAGGAGTACACATTCAAGGAGATAATCGGGAAGATGGGGCCGATCCCACATTCCTACTCGGCCGTTCATCTCCCTGCATATATCTTGGAAGCAGCTGATCAATACAAATTCCTTCTACCTGGGAATTGcataagagaaagagagagtggCTGA
- the LOC121770134 gene encoding glutathione S-transferase T3-like produces the protein MQTQGLSQIREDVQEEHTPKVVEDREDDGRHPCTQAETMALLDAWISTSNDPILGNQQTRKCFWDKVTNVYNTKKPTGAFSRNLKMLCTHFERADRDVKIFCGIYKREAEQYQSGASVSDMLRAALRVFKSDTGKDFKFPDVWEVVKHLDRWPGGVDSSTGSSSKRTKHTTGG, from the coding sequence ATGCAaacgcagggattatcccaaattagggaagATGTTCAGGAGGAACACACTCCGAAGGTGGTGGAGGACCGTGAGGACGACGGTCGTCATCCCTGCACACAAGCGGAGACGATGGCTCTGTTAGACGCTTGGATCAGCACGTCGAACGATCCCATcctcgggaatcaacaaacccgtaAGTGTTTTTGGGATAAGGTCACCAACGTATACAACACAAAAAAGCCGACTGGGGCCTTCAGCCGCAACCTGAAGATGCTTTGCACTCATTTTGAGCGAgccgacagagatgtcaaaataTTTTGTGGGATCTACAAGAGGGAAGCGGAacaataccaaagcggagccagtgtATCCGACATGctgagagcggctttgcgagtcttcaAATCCGACACCGGCAAAGATTTCAAATTTCCTGATGTTTGGGAAGTGGTCAAACATCTTGATAGGTGGCCGGGCGGTGTCGattccagcacgggctcgagctcgaaacgcacgaagcatacgACGGGTGGCTAA